One stretch of Saccharopolyspora erythraea DNA includes these proteins:
- a CDS encoding RNA-guided endonuclease InsQ/TnpB family protein: protein MARTLVKRAYKYRFYPTGAQRRELLRTFGCVRKVYNLALDARTRAWFAEQRRVNYTETSAMLTAWKKSDDLAFLSEVSSVPLQQTLRHLQGAFTAFFDKRAKYPRFKSRKKSRQSAEYTRSAFKYRDGQLTLAKMAEPVDIVWSRPLPEGSEPSTVTVSRDAADRWFVSLLVETAVEQHTPTDTAVGVDAGITSLVTLSTGAKVTNPKHSDRERARLAKAQRELARKEKGSNNRAKARLKVARIQAKIADRRRDHLHKVTTGLVRDNQTVVIEDLQVRNMLRNGSLSRAISDAAWSELRTMLEYKAAWYGRELVVIDRWFPSSKTCSACGRLARSMPLHLREWTCAGCGTRHDRDVNAAKSILAAGLAVSACGAGVRPQRETSRTGQSAVKQELSGASRKGIPALQGRE, encoded by the coding sequence ATGGCTAGGACGCTGGTGAAGCGGGCGTACAAGTACCGCTTCTATCCGACCGGTGCGCAGCGGCGGGAGTTGCTGCGTACGTTCGGTTGTGTCCGCAAGGTCTACAACCTCGCCCTGGATGCCAGGACCCGCGCGTGGTTCGCCGAGCAACGCCGGGTGAACTACACCGAGACCTCGGCGATGCTCACCGCGTGGAAGAAGTCCGACGATCTGGCGTTTTTGTCCGAGGTGTCGTCGGTGCCGTTGCAGCAGACGTTGCGGCATCTGCAGGGTGCGTTCACGGCGTTTTTCGACAAGCGCGCGAAGTACCCGCGTTTCAAGTCCCGCAAGAAGTCGCGCCAATCGGCGGAGTACACCAGGTCCGCGTTCAAGTACCGCGATGGGCAACTCACGCTGGCGAAGATGGCCGAACCTGTCGACATCGTGTGGTCGCGCCCCCTGCCGGAGGGTTCGGAGCCGTCCACGGTGACCGTGTCGCGAGACGCGGCTGACCGGTGGTTCGTGTCCCTGCTGGTGGAAACGGCGGTGGAACAGCACACTCCGACCGACACCGCCGTGGGTGTGGACGCGGGCATCACCTCGCTGGTGACGCTGTCGACCGGCGCGAAGGTCACCAACCCGAAGCACTCTGACCGGGAACGAGCTCGCCTCGCAAAGGCGCAGCGGGAACTTGCTCGTAAGGAGAAGGGCAGCAACAACCGGGCCAAGGCCCGTCTCAAGGTCGCCCGGATTCAAGCGAAGATCGCTGACCGGCGGCGGGACCATCTGCACAAGGTCACCACTGGACTCGTCCGTGACAACCAAACGGTCGTGATCGAAGACCTTCAGGTGCGCAACATGCTCCGCAACGGCAGTTTGTCGCGGGCCATCTCCGACGCCGCGTGGTCGGAGTTGCGGACCATGCTGGAGTACAAGGCCGCCTGGTACGGGCGGGAACTGGTCGTGATCGACCGGTGGTTTCCCTCCAGCAAGACGTGTTCGGCGTGCGGCAGGCTGGCCCGGTCGATGCCGCTGCACCTCCGGGAATGGACGTGTGCCGGTTGCGGCACCCGGCATGACCGGGACGTCAACGCCGCGAAGAGCATTCTGGCCGCCGGGCTGGCGGTGTCGGCCTGTGGAGCCGGTGTAAGACCTCAACGGGAGACCTCCCGGACGGGGCAGTCGGCGGTGAAGCAGGAACTTTCCGGCGCGAGCCGGAAGGGAATCCCCGCCCTTCAGGGCAGGGAGTAG
- a CDS encoding GNAT family N-acetyltransferase: MSGEEVDDARLRTLLRAFGDDGIARWLLPDPASRPALYREWFGMVLEHAEREGSVLTGEDGDAVQVWLSALHGPAEMLDEAGGRRLLEIAGAAAPRFREFGELTSANHPDEPHQYLALIAVDPAVQASGIGTRELTAALRRWDAEGVATYLEASTPRSRRLYARLGFRDRGAPIELPGGPSLYPMWREPNPA, from the coding sequence ATGTCCGGTGAGGAGGTCGACGACGCCCGGTTGCGCACCCTGCTGCGGGCGTTCGGCGACGACGGGATAGCCCGGTGGCTGCTGCCCGACCCCGCTTCCCGGCCCGCCCTCTACCGCGAATGGTTCGGGATGGTCCTGGAGCACGCCGAGCGCGAGGGCTCGGTGCTGACCGGCGAGGACGGCGACGCGGTGCAGGTCTGGCTCTCCGCGCTGCATGGGCCGGCGGAGATGCTGGACGAGGCGGGCGGCAGGCGGCTGCTGGAGATCGCGGGTGCGGCCGCGCCGCGCTTCCGCGAGTTCGGCGAGCTGACCTCGGCGAACCACCCCGACGAGCCGCACCAGTACCTCGCGCTCATCGCCGTCGACCCGGCCGTGCAGGCGTCGGGGATCGGCACCCGCGAGCTGACCGCGGCGCTGCGGCGCTGGGACGCCGAGGGCGTGGCGACCTACCTGGAGGCCAGCACGCCCCGCAGCCGCAGGCTGTACGCGCGGCTGGGCTTCCGCGACCGGGGCGCGCCAATCGAGCTGCCCGGTGGCCCGTCGCTGTATCCGATGTGGCGGGAGCCGAACCCGGCCTGA
- a CDS encoding (Fe-S)-binding protein, giving the protein MRVALFATCLGDTVFPEAPKATVRLLERLGCEVEFPAAQTCCGQMHTNTGYRRQAVSSVRTFVDAFADYDAVVAPSGSCVGSVRHQHAAVADSSGDSRLSRAVRGLAPRVHELSEFLVSVLGTTDVGAYFPHRVTYHPTCHSARLLRVGDRPLRLLREVRALDLVELPQAEQCCGFGGTFALKNPDVSVAMGADKARHVRETGAEVLCAGDSSCLMHIGGLLSRQRSGIRVVHLAEILASTEGDRA; this is encoded by the coding sequence ATGAGGGTTGCCCTGTTCGCGACGTGTCTGGGCGACACCGTGTTCCCGGAAGCACCGAAGGCGACCGTGCGGCTGCTGGAACGGCTCGGGTGCGAGGTCGAGTTCCCCGCCGCGCAGACCTGCTGCGGGCAGATGCACACCAACACCGGTTACCGGCGCCAGGCCGTCTCCTCCGTGCGCACCTTCGTCGACGCGTTCGCCGACTACGACGCGGTGGTGGCGCCGTCGGGCTCGTGCGTCGGGTCGGTCCGCCACCAGCACGCGGCGGTCGCCGACAGCTCCGGCGACTCCCGGCTCTCGCGCGCGGTGCGCGGGCTCGCCCCGCGCGTGCACGAGCTGTCGGAGTTCCTGGTCTCGGTGCTCGGCACCACCGACGTCGGCGCGTACTTCCCGCACCGGGTCACCTACCACCCCACCTGCCACTCCGCCCGGCTCCTGCGCGTCGGAGACCGCCCACTGCGACTCCTGCGCGAGGTGCGCGCCCTGGACCTGGTCGAGCTGCCGCAGGCCGAGCAGTGCTGCGGGTTCGGCGGCACGTTCGCGCTCAAGAACCCGGACGTGTCGGTCGCGATGGGCGCGGACAAGGCCCGGCACGTGCGGGAGACCGGCGCGGAGGTGCTCTGCGCGGGCGACAGCTCGTGCCTGATGCACATCGGCGGCCTGCTGTCCCGGCAGCGTTCGGGCATCCGGGTCGTGCACCTTGCCGAGATCCTGGCCTCGACCGAAGGAGACCGAGCGTGA
- a CDS encoding LutC/YkgG family protein, whose protein sequence is MSSAREVVLGRVRTALAHADRQSLEAVPRAYAAERPTADVVALFCERVAEYRATVQRVAGPEVVDAIAAAARQHSARRLLVPAGVPEQWPSQLSGEFEVEDGTAMGTAGLDRVDAVVTTATAGIASTGTIVLDHRPGQGRRAATLVPDVHLCVVEESRIADDVPSALADLDPARPLTFISGPSATSDIELDRVEGVHGPRTLHVLVTP, encoded by the coding sequence ATGAGTTCCGCACGCGAGGTCGTTCTCGGCAGGGTCCGCACCGCCCTGGCGCACGCGGACCGGCAATCCCTGGAGGCCGTCCCGCGCGCTTATGCCGCTGAGCGGCCGACCGCCGACGTGGTCGCGCTGTTCTGCGAGCGCGTCGCCGAGTACAGGGCGACCGTGCAGCGGGTGGCGGGTCCGGAGGTGGTGGACGCGATCGCCGCGGCGGCCCGGCAGCACTCGGCACGCCGCCTGCTCGTTCCGGCCGGCGTGCCCGAGCAGTGGCCGAGCCAGCTCAGCGGAGAGTTCGAAGTGGAGGACGGCACCGCCATGGGCACCGCCGGGCTGGACCGCGTCGACGCCGTGGTCACCACCGCGACCGCGGGCATCGCCTCCACAGGCACGATCGTGCTCGACCACCGTCCCGGCCAGGGCCGCAGAGCCGCGACGCTGGTGCCCGACGTCCACCTCTGCGTGGTGGAGGAATCCCGGATCGCCGACGACGTGCCCAGCGCGCTGGCCGACCTGGACCCCGCACGGCCGCTGACGTTCATCAGCGGCCCGTCGGCGACCAGCGACATCGAGCTCGACCGCGTCGAGGGAGTGCACGGTCCGCGGACCCTGCACGTCCTGGTCACTCCATAG
- a CDS encoding GOLPH3/VPS74 family protein, whose translation MNDTPESTGIPLRLADRIFLAAHAGEQRLSTRVDPGLLALGCAGGLLGELILDEEITVTPTVRASGLGRCPDYLSWVVLREIREEGGHDLRTWLEYLAQTATQKVRARLTIIDVLHEVPVSAGWRGSPASAWRLASTAPLAPAEDLERLFTEPDPANGRNGMITEPETLVGITFALLARETGVVRQLLARQVARQGEHRMESWEPRIPGPLRTVVNEVAAAREQSAMTPKY comes from the coding sequence ATGAACGACACGCCGGAGTCCACCGGGATTCCGCTCCGGCTCGCCGACAGGATCTTCCTCGCCGCCCACGCCGGTGAACAACGACTGTCCACCCGCGTCGACCCCGGGCTGCTCGCGCTCGGCTGCGCCGGCGGCCTGCTGGGCGAGCTCATCCTCGACGAGGAGATCACCGTCACCCCGACCGTGCGCGCCAGCGGTCTCGGGCGCTGCCCGGACTACCTGTCCTGGGTGGTGCTGCGGGAGATCCGGGAAGAAGGCGGCCACGACCTGCGGACCTGGCTGGAGTACCTGGCGCAGACCGCCACGCAGAAGGTGCGCGCGCGGCTGACGATCATCGACGTGCTGCACGAGGTCCCGGTGTCGGCAGGCTGGCGCGGCAGCCCGGCCAGCGCGTGGCGGTTGGCCTCGACCGCTCCGCTGGCGCCCGCCGAGGACCTGGAACGCCTGTTCACCGAACCTGATCCGGCCAACGGGCGCAACGGCATGATCACCGAGCCGGAGACGCTGGTCGGGATCACCTTCGCGCTGCTGGCCAGGGAGACCGGCGTGGTGCGGCAGCTGCTGGCACGCCAGGTCGCGCGCCAGGGCGAGCACCGCATGGAGTCGTGGGAGCCGCGCATACCGGGACCGCTGCGCACGGTCGTCAACGAGGTGGCCGCCGCGCGGGAGCAGTCGGCCATGACGCCGAAGTACTGA
- a CDS encoding APC family permease, with protein sequence MPPSKVSTSLASARLGVTSIVFFTVAAAAPETVVGGGAVSGFAVSGISGIPIGYLAIAVVLGLFAVGYVTMARHVENAGAFYAYIAKGLGKVCGTAAGGLALVSYNVLEVSLVGGFGVGASDFVRQLSGADIPWWLFAGAGVLAIGVLGVLRIDVNGKVLGVLLAAEIAVIVLFDVAFVSSPSPQGIVLTTLNPAHLATGAAGVILVIAFTGFIGFENSTVLAEEARNPRTVVYATYISLALIGGLYSVSTWAMTVATGPSQIVDQARTHSTELMFVLAGERLPGLLVTIGSALYVTSLFAGMLSFHHVCARYFFALGREGVGPRVWGTTSARTGAPVPGSLSQTAVSAVVVLGVVVTGLDPITHLFYWCASIGALGVLVLVTFTSVAVVGYFLRAEPNAHGRWKTLVAPSVAAVALGAVLVLTLLSFGTVLGVEEGDPVAWALPLAYLVVVVAGLGWGLVLRRNRPDAYARIGMGARSATVRVEKEPVDVR encoded by the coding sequence TTGCCACCGTCCAAAGTGTCCACTTCGCTGGCCAGCGCCAGGCTCGGCGTGACGTCGATCGTGTTCTTCACGGTCGCGGCCGCCGCGCCGGAGACCGTGGTCGGCGGTGGCGCGGTCAGCGGCTTCGCGGTCAGCGGGATCAGCGGCATCCCGATCGGCTACCTGGCCATCGCGGTGGTGCTCGGGCTGTTCGCGGTCGGCTACGTCACCATGGCGCGCCACGTCGAGAACGCGGGCGCGTTCTACGCCTACATCGCCAAGGGCCTGGGCAAGGTCTGCGGTACCGCGGCGGGTGGTCTCGCCCTGGTCTCCTACAACGTCCTGGAGGTCAGCCTCGTCGGCGGATTCGGCGTCGGTGCCTCGGACTTCGTGCGCCAGCTCAGCGGTGCCGACATCCCGTGGTGGCTGTTCGCCGGGGCGGGCGTGCTGGCCATCGGCGTCCTGGGCGTGTTGCGGATCGACGTCAACGGCAAGGTGCTCGGCGTCCTGCTCGCCGCGGAGATCGCCGTGATCGTGCTGTTCGACGTGGCCTTCGTGTCCTCGCCCTCGCCGCAGGGCATAGTGCTCACCACGCTGAACCCGGCGCATCTGGCCACCGGGGCGGCCGGGGTGATCCTGGTGATCGCCTTCACCGGCTTCATCGGCTTCGAGAACTCCACGGTGCTCGCCGAGGAGGCGCGCAACCCGCGCACGGTCGTCTACGCCACCTACATCTCGCTGGCGCTCATCGGCGGGCTCTACAGCGTGTCGACCTGGGCGATGACGGTGGCGACCGGGCCCTCGCAGATCGTGGACCAGGCCAGGACGCACTCCACCGAGCTGATGTTCGTGCTGGCGGGCGAGCGCCTGCCGGGCCTGCTGGTCACCATCGGCTCGGCCCTCTACGTCACCAGCCTGTTCGCGGGCATGCTGTCGTTCCACCACGTGTGCGCCCGGTACTTCTTCGCGCTCGGCCGCGAGGGCGTCGGGCCGCGGGTGTGGGGCACCACCAGCGCCCGCACCGGCGCCCCGGTACCGGGTTCGCTGTCGCAGACCGCGGTGTCGGCGGTCGTCGTGCTCGGGGTGGTCGTCACCGGGCTCGACCCGATCACCCACCTGTTCTACTGGTGCGCCTCCATCGGCGCGCTCGGCGTCCTGGTGCTGGTCACCTTCACCTCGGTTGCGGTGGTCGGCTACTTCCTGCGCGCGGAGCCGAACGCGCACGGCCGGTGGAAGACGCTGGTCGCGCCCTCCGTGGCGGCGGTCGCGCTGGGCGCGGTCCTGGTGCTGACCTTGCTGTCGTTCGGCACGGTGCTCGGCGTCGAGGAGGGCGACCCGGTGGCGTGGGCGCTGCCGCTGGCCTACCTGGTCGTCGTCGTGGCCGGGCTCGGCTGGGGGCTGGTGCTCAGGCGCAACCGGCCCGACGCCTACGCGCGGATCGGGATGGGCGCGCGGTCGGCGACCGTCCGCGTGGAGAAGGAACCCGTCGATGTCCGGTGA
- a CDS encoding DUF3616 domain-containing protein produces MSVERTVALRFAPGAVEAGTHVNLSAVRTDGEHLWIAGDETATVERLTCDSPQRPVVYTDHVEFSLADVVALPGEADEEVDVEGLALNGPYLWAVGSHSRRRKRVKSNHSDRKAAKRLAAVTDEPSRRVLARIALSDHVPAGTTPEGHRSAALSGPGLVDLLDEDEHLAPFLAIPGKDNGLDVEGIAVAGDPGAERVFLGLRGPVLRGWAVVLQVAPREDGDELRLAPVEGKQRYLKHFLDLDGLGIRDLCPQGDDLLVLAGPSMDLDGPVRVYRWPGAARIEAPDVVRRDELRREIDLPYGEGDDHAEGIALLPSGELLVVYDSPARSRLTEPGTVLADVVAPGGR; encoded by the coding sequence ATGAGCGTCGAACGAACGGTGGCCCTGCGGTTCGCGCCCGGCGCGGTCGAGGCCGGCACGCACGTGAATCTCTCCGCGGTCCGCACCGACGGAGAGCACCTCTGGATCGCCGGTGACGAGACCGCGACCGTCGAGCGGCTGACCTGCGACTCTCCACAGCGGCCGGTGGTCTATACCGATCACGTGGAGTTCTCGCTGGCCGACGTCGTGGCGCTGCCCGGCGAGGCCGACGAGGAGGTCGACGTCGAGGGCCTCGCGCTCAACGGCCCGTACCTGTGGGCGGTCGGCTCGCACAGCCGCAGGCGCAAGCGGGTCAAATCGAACCATTCCGACCGCAAGGCCGCCAAGCGCCTGGCGGCGGTCACCGACGAACCCAGCCGCCGCGTGCTGGCACGCATCGCGCTGTCCGACCACGTGCCCGCCGGGACCACGCCGGAAGGCCACCGCAGCGCCGCGCTCAGCGGGCCCGGACTGGTCGACCTGCTCGACGAGGACGAGCACCTGGCCCCGTTCCTGGCGATCCCGGGCAAGGACAACGGGCTCGACGTCGAGGGCATCGCGGTGGCCGGCGACCCCGGCGCGGAGCGGGTCTTCCTCGGGCTGCGCGGCCCGGTGCTGCGCGGATGGGCGGTGGTGCTGCAGGTCGCGCCCAGGGAGGACGGCGACGAACTCCGGCTGGCGCCCGTCGAGGGCAAGCAGCGCTACCTCAAGCACTTCCTGGACCTCGACGGCCTGGGAATCCGCGACCTGTGCCCGCAGGGCGACGACCTGCTGGTGCTCGCCGGCCCCTCGATGGACCTCGACGGCCCGGTCCGCGTCTACCGCTGGCCGGGCGCGGCACGCATCGAGGCGCCCGACGTAGTTCGCCGGGACGAACTGCGCCGCGAGATCGACCTGCCCTACGGGGAGGGCGACGACCACGCCGAGGGGATCGCCCTGCTGCCCAGCGGTGAGCTGCTGGTCGTCTACGACAGCCCGGCGCGGTCGCGGCTGACGGAGCCGGGAACGGTGCTCGCGGACGTGGTCGCGCCGGGCGGCCGTTGA
- a CDS encoding LutB/LldF family L-lactate oxidation iron-sulfur protein, whose translation MPPFPEAAKRAVDDSQLRHNLAGATATIRRKRASVVGELDDWAELREAGAAIKAHTLSHLDTYLERFEAAVTAAGGVVHWARDAEEANRIVVDLVRATGEREVVKVKSMATQEIELNEALADAGISAWETDLAELIVQLGHDAPSHILVPAIHRNRAEVREIFRREMGAVGVPAPDDLTDEPARLADAARRHLREKFLRAKVAVSGANFAVADTGTLVVVESEGNGRMCLTLPETLISVVGIEKLVPSWRDLEVFLQLLPRSSTGERMNPYTSTWTGVTPGDGPQSFHVVLLDNGRTNALADEVGRQALRCIRCSACLNVCPVYERTGGHAYGSVYPGPIGAVLAPQLRGTASPVDQALPYASSLCGACYDVCPVAIDIPDLLVHLRTRVVEEHHGARSRPLDLLMGLAGWVLGDARRLAAVQRVASWSRRFIGRRGSIGRLPAPLSRWTDARDAPAPARESFRAWWERTRGGKQS comes from the coding sequence ATGCCGCCGTTCCCGGAGGCGGCCAAGCGGGCGGTCGACGACTCCCAGCTCCGGCACAACCTGGCCGGGGCGACCGCGACGATCCGCCGCAAGCGCGCGTCGGTCGTCGGCGAGCTCGACGACTGGGCCGAGCTGCGCGAGGCGGGCGCGGCGATCAAGGCCCACACCCTGTCGCACCTGGACACCTACCTGGAGCGCTTCGAGGCCGCCGTCACCGCCGCGGGCGGCGTCGTGCACTGGGCGCGCGACGCCGAGGAGGCCAACCGGATCGTCGTCGACCTGGTCCGGGCCACCGGCGAGCGCGAGGTGGTCAAGGTCAAGTCCATGGCCACGCAGGAGATCGAGCTCAACGAGGCGCTGGCCGATGCCGGGATCTCGGCGTGGGAGACCGACCTCGCCGAGCTGATCGTGCAGCTCGGGCACGACGCCCCCAGCCACATCCTGGTCCCCGCCATCCACCGCAACCGCGCCGAGGTCCGCGAGATCTTCCGCCGCGAGATGGGCGCGGTCGGGGTGCCCGCGCCCGACGACCTCACCGACGAGCCTGCCCGGCTCGCCGACGCCGCGCGCCGCCACCTGCGGGAGAAGTTCCTGCGGGCCAAGGTCGCGGTCTCGGGCGCGAACTTCGCCGTCGCCGACACCGGCACCCTCGTGGTGGTGGAGTCCGAAGGCAACGGCCGGATGTGCCTGACGCTGCCCGAGACGCTGATCAGCGTGGTCGGGATCGAGAAGCTCGTACCGAGCTGGCGGGACCTGGAGGTGTTCCTGCAACTGCTGCCCCGGTCGAGCACCGGGGAGCGGATGAACCCCTACACCTCGACCTGGACGGGCGTGACCCCGGGCGACGGGCCGCAGTCCTTCCACGTGGTGCTGCTCGACAACGGGCGGACGAACGCCCTGGCCGACGAGGTCGGGCGGCAGGCGCTGCGCTGCATCCGCTGCTCCGCCTGCCTGAACGTGTGCCCGGTGTACGAGCGCACCGGCGGCCACGCCTACGGCTCGGTCTACCCCGGACCGATCGGGGCGGTGCTCGCCCCCCAGCTTCGCGGCACCGCGTCCCCCGTCGACCAGGCGCTGCCCTACGCCTCCTCGCTGTGCGGCGCCTGCTACGACGTCTGCCCGGTCGCCATCGACATCCCGGACCTGCTGGTGCACCTGCGCACCCGCGTGGTCGAAGAGCACCACGGCGCCCGGTCCAGGCCGCTCGACCTGCTGATGGGACTGGCGGGCTGGGTGCTGGGCGATGCCAGGAGGCTGGCCGCCGTCCAGCGGGTCGCGTCCTGGAGCAGGCGCTTCATCGGCCGGCGCGGGAGCATCGGGCGGCTCCCGGCCCCGCTGTCGCGCTGGACCGACGCCCGCGACGCACCCGCGCCCGCGCGCGAGTCCTTCCGCGCCTGGTGGGAGCGCACCCGAGGAGGCAAGCAGTCATGA
- a CDS encoding acyl-CoA dehydrogenase family protein, protein MSDADGRRRGADEALQRADAVRSVLAEHRAAGDRQRRLADEALRALTDAGLFRAWVPRRFGGLEYDLRTIVDSTTALATADPSAAWLVMILSCGDWLTGLFPQRAQHDVFGDDPDTRVCQVLTPHSTARRVDGGWVAGGRWGPASGCLHAQWAMLGIRLPEHDGRPAGSAYGLVPMRELTIKDTWFTLGMRATGSNLLVGEDLFVPDHRILPVGPAIEGRYAREDEENVRYRAALVPTLSTHLIAPFVGMATAALDYVVGESGRRGISFTNYERMTDSTAFQMAVAEAATRADVARMIAYQCASTVDSHARAGTYPSYVERARIRQHASHAVQQCREAVDLLVSAYGASAMADSNPLQGLLRDIHTGSRHAIASTLGNPELFGRAMLGVRPNITELI, encoded by the coding sequence ATGTCCGACGCCGATGGTCGAAGACGCGGTGCTGACGAGGCGCTGCAACGCGCGGACGCCGTGCGTTCCGTGCTCGCCGAGCACCGGGCGGCCGGCGACCGGCAGCGCAGGCTCGCCGACGAGGCGCTGCGGGCCCTCACCGACGCCGGCCTGTTCCGGGCCTGGGTCCCGCGCCGGTTCGGCGGCCTGGAGTACGACCTGCGCACGATCGTCGACTCGACCACGGCGCTGGCCACCGCCGACCCGTCGGCGGCGTGGCTGGTGATGATCCTGAGCTGCGGCGACTGGCTCACGGGCCTGTTCCCGCAGCGTGCCCAGCACGACGTCTTCGGCGACGACCCCGACACCCGGGTGTGCCAGGTCCTCACCCCGCACTCCACCGCGCGCCGCGTCGACGGCGGCTGGGTCGCGGGCGGGCGTTGGGGGCCGGCGTCGGGATGCCTGCACGCCCAGTGGGCGATGCTCGGGATCCGGCTGCCCGAGCACGACGGCAGGCCCGCGGGCAGCGCCTACGGGCTGGTGCCGATGCGGGAGCTGACCATCAAGGACACCTGGTTCACCCTCGGCATGCGCGCCACCGGCAGCAACCTGCTGGTCGGCGAGGACCTCTTCGTCCCCGACCACCGCATCCTGCCGGTCGGGCCTGCCATCGAGGGCAGGTACGCCCGCGAGGACGAGGAGAACGTCCGCTACCGGGCGGCGCTGGTGCCCACGCTCAGCACGCACCTGATCGCACCGTTCGTGGGCATGGCCACCGCGGCGCTGGACTACGTGGTCGGCGAGTCGGGCCGCCGCGGCATCTCGTTCACCAACTACGAGCGCATGACCGACTCGACGGCCTTCCAGATGGCCGTCGCCGAGGCCGCCACCCGGGCCGACGTCGCTCGCATGATCGCCTACCAATGCGCATCCACAGTGGATTCCCACGCCCGGGCGGGCACCTACCCCTCCTACGTCGAGCGCGCCCGGATCCGCCAGCACGCCAGCCACGCCGTGCAGCAGTGCCGGGAGGCGGTGGACCTGCTGGTCTCGGCCTACGGCGCGTCGGCGATGGCCGACTCCAACCCGCTGCAGGGCCTGCTGCGCGACATCCACACCGGCAGCAGGCACGCCATCGCGAGCACGCTGGGAAACCCGGAGCTGTTCGGCCGCGCCATGCTCGGGGTGCGCCCCAACATCACCGAGCTGATCTGA